One stretch of Candidatus Thermoplasmatota archaeon DNA includes these proteins:
- a CDS encoding phosphate ABC transporter permease PtsA, with amino-acid sequence MNTYEYRKLKNTLASGLALACVILALIPLVYILAGVVMKGAPALSWEFLTNRTVGTGEPGEGIGNAIVGTLLLVFYASMIGLPVGILTGIYVSEYGNNKFGSTVRFFNDVLANF; translated from the coding sequence GTGAACACATACGAGTATCGCAAGCTGAAGAACACACTCGCCTCTGGACTCGCCCTCGCGTGTGTCATCCTTGCCTTGATTCCCCTGGTCTACATCCTGGCTGGCGTCGTGATGAAGGGGGCGCCGGCTCTGAGCTGGGAGTTCCTGACTAATAGGACAGTAGGGACTGGTGAGCCGGGCGAGGGGATAGGCAACGCGATAGTCGGCACCCTTCTCCTCGTCTTCTATGCAAGCATGATAGGCCTGCCGGTCGGCATTCTTACGGGCATCTACGTTTCTGAGTACGGCAACAACAAGTTCGGATCTACTGTGAGGTTCTTCAACGACGTCCTTGCTAATTTC